A single window of Pseudarthrobacter psychrotolerans DNA harbors:
- a CDS encoding polysaccharide deacetylase family protein, whose protein sequence is MLLNPLVVFLVVVVMVTTGWLLYTGGTSSIARARPGANLLPALDLTAAGAPASSGPSASAGPVGGWNVSHSGDSRTSLELVGGQVSDHALELDITGYASGDVTLTSPRVDVQPGKSYLFKAFATSDADFLLLARKHHADGSTTLEQLRNPLERPGNFPFTVSDAFDSGNTTTAVEYVFRLVSQGTLRVEGAYLEAADDVRLPPVARTAPNLAPNLGPALGPAGAQPGAPGSWSPYASGASAVESGRGEDKAGSFLWTRIANYQNGEAKWQYPPVPVTADRYFEFRATYQSEREVDVVAEFELADGGREFHNLETVLPAGEWTTITEAFQVPDRAKTAMVTLVSHGDGTTSVRDCSLTEVTKPGPLRWDQPMVSITFDDGWQSVHDRALPLLNKHGFRSTQYFNPSSIETPNFMTAAEVQQMHEAGHEIAAHSYDHVDLTSIGTDRLDEELRKSKEALAAAGIATNDLATPYGRSDPQVDWYASKYFDIVRGTDDGINTRQNLDPHDLKVFYVTDETTPHDLAEALAETSRVNGWLILVYHQISTPKSTGTQENTVAADRSTVTSDVLAAQLQLIDQSGIKVQPVAQAFKQLQGR, encoded by the coding sequence GTGCTGCTGAATCCGCTCGTGGTCTTCTTGGTGGTGGTCGTCATGGTCACCACCGGGTGGCTGCTGTACACCGGGGGGACGAGCAGCATCGCTAGGGCGCGGCCGGGCGCGAACCTGCTTCCCGCTCTCGATTTGACTGCGGCGGGCGCTCCGGCGTCGTCCGGCCCGTCAGCGTCCGCTGGCCCTGTGGGCGGCTGGAACGTCAGCCACAGCGGGGATTCCCGGACATCCCTGGAGCTGGTCGGCGGGCAGGTGAGCGACCACGCGTTGGAGCTGGACATCACCGGGTACGCCTCGGGCGATGTCACGCTGACGAGCCCACGGGTGGATGTCCAGCCCGGCAAGTCCTACCTGTTCAAGGCGTTCGCCACCAGCGACGCGGACTTCTTGCTGCTCGCCCGCAAGCACCACGCCGACGGCAGCACGACTCTGGAGCAGCTAAGGAACCCTCTCGAGCGTCCGGGCAATTTCCCGTTCACGGTGAGTGACGCGTTCGACAGCGGCAACACGACGACCGCGGTGGAGTACGTCTTCCGGCTCGTATCGCAGGGCACCCTCCGGGTCGAGGGCGCGTACCTCGAGGCGGCCGACGACGTCCGGCTGCCGCCCGTGGCGAGGACGGCCCCCAACCTCGCCCCCAACCTCGGGCCCGCGCTCGGGCCCGCCGGTGCCCAGCCGGGCGCACCCGGCTCATGGTCCCCGTACGCCTCCGGGGCGTCGGCCGTGGAGTCCGGGCGCGGCGAGGATAAGGCCGGCAGCTTTCTCTGGACCCGCATCGCGAATTACCAGAACGGCGAGGCGAAGTGGCAGTACCCGCCGGTCCCGGTGACCGCAGACCGGTACTTCGAGTTCCGCGCGACCTACCAGTCCGAGCGCGAGGTGGACGTGGTGGCGGAGTTCGAGCTCGCGGACGGTGGGCGCGAGTTCCACAACCTGGAGACGGTCCTGCCGGCGGGAGAGTGGACCACGATCACGGAGGCGTTCCAGGTTCCCGACCGGGCGAAGACGGCGATGGTCACCCTGGTATCGCACGGGGACGGCACCACCAGCGTCCGCGACTGTTCGCTGACCGAGGTCACCAAGCCAGGACCCCTCCGCTGGGACCAGCCCATGGTCTCGATCACGTTCGACGACGGCTGGCAGTCGGTGCACGACCGCGCCCTGCCTCTGCTGAACAAGCACGGCTTCCGGTCCACGCAGTACTTCAATCCCAGCTCCATCGAGACGCCGAACTTCATGACGGCCGCCGAGGTGCAGCAGATGCACGAGGCCGGACATGAGATCGCCGCACACAGCTACGATCACGTCGATCTCACCTCGATCGGCACCGACCGGTTGGACGAGGAGTTGCGGAAGAGTAAGGAGGCGCTGGCGGCAGCCGGCATAGCCACCAACGACCTGGCCACGCCGTACGGCCGGTCCGACCCCCAGGTCGACTGGTATGCGAGCAAATACTTCGACATCGTGCGCGGGACGGATGATGGCATCAACACCCGGCAGAACCTCGACCCGCACGATCTGAAGGTCTTCTACGTGACCGACGAGACCACGCCGCACGACCTGGCCGAAGCGCTCGCCGAGACGTCCCGAGTGAACGGCTGGCTCATCCTTGTCTACCACCAGATCTCGACCCCTAAGTCGACCGGCACCCAGGAAAACACAGTCGCGGCGGACCGGAGCACGGTCACCAGCGACGTCCTCGCCGCCCAGTTGCAGCTCATCGACCAAAGCGGCATCAAAGTCCAGCCGGTCGCGCAGGCGTTCAAGCAGTTGCAGGGCCGGTGA
- a CDS encoding glycosyltransferase family 2 protein → MDIPLVVFWLFAGVSILYVVHFGLYLVGANLYDVWQQRRKVRRGIRLPVDYEAECAATATWTRRALPEVPGLVSIAIAAHNEEAVIVRTLDSLQRSTYRSFEVLVADDASNDLTGRLVRDYQVRHPEMDLRIVRMHKNVGKGAALNSALRRHARGQFAMTLDADSIIEPDAITNALTYFDDPYVAGVAANVQILEETTVLGILQRFEHMIGYRSKKLYSLLNCEFVVGGVASTYRMRVLRKVNFYDTDTLTEDIGLSAKITSLGNRRFRMIYGADVVAKTEGVLTLRALAKQRYRWKYGSIQNLIKYRGMTLNPSHRYTGTLTYYRMPMALLSEFTLLVSPLAWTYAVYWSLVTETPALILGAYATVTAYTLLTVLMDENLTARERARLCIYAPTAYFLFYIMDLVQLTASFRCIARSRGLIWRPEINTWKSPQRAASVAVEARAA, encoded by the coding sequence ATGGACATCCCGCTCGTAGTCTTCTGGCTGTTCGCCGGCGTGAGCATCCTCTACGTCGTGCACTTCGGCCTGTACCTGGTGGGCGCCAACCTCTATGACGTCTGGCAGCAGCGGCGGAAGGTCAGGAGGGGCATCCGGCTCCCCGTCGACTACGAGGCGGAGTGCGCGGCGACAGCCACCTGGACCCGCCGTGCCCTCCCCGAGGTGCCCGGGCTGGTCTCCATAGCCATCGCCGCCCATAACGAGGAGGCGGTGATCGTCCGGACGCTCGACTCCCTCCAGCGCAGCACCTACCGCTCCTTCGAGGTCCTCGTGGCGGACGACGCGTCCAACGATCTCACCGGTCGGCTGGTCCGCGACTACCAGGTGCGTCACCCCGAGATGGACCTGCGCATCGTGCGGATGCACAAGAACGTCGGCAAGGGCGCAGCGCTCAACTCGGCGCTTCGCCGGCACGCGCGCGGCCAGTTCGCGATGACGCTCGACGCCGACTCGATCATCGAGCCGGACGCCATCACGAACGCGCTGACCTACTTCGACGACCCGTACGTGGCCGGTGTCGCCGCCAACGTGCAGATCCTGGAGGAGACGACAGTGCTCGGCATCCTGCAGCGGTTCGAACACATGATCGGCTACCGCTCGAAAAAGCTCTACTCGCTGCTGAACTGCGAGTTCGTGGTGGGCGGAGTAGCCTCCACCTATCGGATGCGCGTGCTGCGCAAAGTCAACTTCTACGACACGGACACCCTGACCGAGGACATCGGCCTGAGCGCGAAGATCACCAGCCTGGGCAACCGGCGCTTCCGCATGATCTATGGCGCTGACGTGGTCGCGAAGACCGAGGGAGTGCTCACCCTCCGCGCCTTGGCGAAGCAGCGCTACCGCTGGAAGTACGGAAGCATCCAAAACCTCATCAAGTACCGCGGCATGACGCTCAACCCGAGCCACCGGTACACCGGCACGTTGACTTATTACCGGATGCCGATGGCGCTGCTCAGCGAGTTCACGCTGCTCGTCTCGCCCCTGGCCTGGACGTATGCGGTCTACTGGTCTCTGGTCACTGAGACACCCGCCCTGATACTCGGCGCGTACGCGACCGTCACCGCCTACACACTGCTGACCGTCTTGATGGATGAGAACCTGACCGCGCGTGAACGCGCTCGGCTGTGCATCTACGCGCCGACGGCGTACTTCCTGTTCTACATCATGGACCTGGTGCAGCTGACGGCGTCGTTTCGCTGCATCGCGCGCTCGCGCGGCCTGATCTGGCGTCCCGAGATCAACACCTGGAAGTCGCCGCAGCGGGCCGCCAGCGTGGCGGTGGAAGCTCGTGCCGCTTAG
- the gabT gene encoding 4-aminobutyrate--2-oxoglutarate transaminase, with translation MSTTASEITFRLEQKRRVQADFPGPKSIALTERRKAVVAAGVASAVPVYVADADGGIIHDVDGNSFIDLGSGIAVTSVGASDPAVVGAVKEAVEHFTHTCFMVTPYESYVALAEQLNRLTPGDHEKRTVLFNSGAEAVENAVKVARLATGRDAVVAFDHAYHGRTNLTMALTAKAMPYKTNFGPFAPEVYRMPMSYPYREENPSITGAEAAKRAITMIEKQIGGDQVAAIIIEPIQGEGGFIVPAEGFLPALAAWAKANGVVFIADEVQSGFCRTGEWFAVDHEGVIPDIITMAKGIAGGMPLSAITGRSDLLDAVHPGGLGGTYGGNPVACAAALAAIGSMEEYNLAGRARHIEQLATGRLQELQAELAGAGTAVIGDIRGRGAMLAIELVQAGSKEPNPELTKAVAAACLKEGVIILTCGTYGNVIRLLPPLVITDDLLNDGLDVLATAIKANA, from the coding sequence ATGAGCACCACAGCAAGTGAAATCACCTTCCGCCTGGAACAGAAGCGCCGTGTCCAGGCCGACTTCCCGGGCCCCAAGTCCATCGCCCTGACCGAGCGCCGCAAGGCAGTTGTCGCCGCCGGTGTCGCGTCTGCCGTTCCCGTTTACGTTGCGGACGCCGACGGCGGCATCATCCACGACGTCGACGGCAACTCCTTCATCGACCTCGGCTCGGGCATCGCGGTGACCAGCGTCGGCGCGTCCGATCCCGCCGTCGTCGGGGCCGTGAAGGAAGCCGTGGAGCACTTCACCCACACCTGCTTTATGGTCACCCCGTACGAAAGCTACGTGGCCCTCGCCGAGCAGCTCAACCGCCTGACCCCGGGCGACCACGAGAAGCGGACGGTGCTGTTCAACTCCGGTGCCGAGGCTGTGGAGAACGCCGTCAAGGTGGCCCGCCTCGCCACCGGACGTGACGCCGTCGTCGCCTTTGACCACGCCTACCACGGCCGCACCAACCTGACCATGGCGCTGACCGCGAAGGCCATGCCGTACAAAACCAACTTCGGCCCGTTCGCGCCCGAGGTCTACCGCATGCCCATGAGCTACCCGTACCGCGAGGAGAACCCCTCGATCACCGGTGCCGAGGCCGCCAAGCGCGCCATCACCATGATCGAGAAGCAGATCGGCGGCGACCAGGTGGCCGCGATCATCATCGAACCCATCCAGGGCGAGGGCGGCTTCATTGTCCCCGCCGAGGGCTTCCTGCCCGCGCTGGCCGCCTGGGCCAAGGCCAACGGCGTGGTGTTCATCGCCGACGAGGTCCAGTCCGGTTTCTGCCGCACGGGCGAATGGTTCGCGGTAGACCACGAGGGCGTTATCCCGGACATCATCACCATGGCCAAGGGCATCGCCGGCGGCATGCCGCTGTCCGCCATCACCGGCCGTTCGGACCTGCTCGACGCCGTCCACCCGGGCGGACTGGGCGGCACCTACGGCGGCAACCCCGTGGCCTGCGCCGCCGCGCTGGCCGCGATCGGCTCCATGGAGGAATACAACCTCGCCGGACGTGCGCGCCACATTGAGCAGCTCGCTACGGGACGCCTGCAGGAGCTGCAGGCTGAGCTCGCCGGCGCCGGGACTGCCGTGATCGGCGACATCCGTGGCCGCGGCGCCATGCTGGCCATTGAACTGGTCCAGGCCGGTTCCAAGGAGCCGAACCCGGAGCTGACCAAGGCCGTGGCCGCTGCCTGCCTCAAGGAGGGTGTCATCATCCTCACCTGCGGCACCTACGGCAACGTCATCCGCCTCCTGCCCCCGCTGGTCATCACCGATGACCTGCTGAACGACGGCCTGGACGTCCTGGCAACGGCCATCAAGGCCAACGCCTAG